The Acidimicrobiia bacterium region GCGAAGAGAGCGACGACGTCGGCCTCCTCATCCCCATCAGGGATCGGCAGGGCAACGCCATCCGCAACCTGCGCAACCGCGTGTTCGGCAGGGTGCTCGCCGAGGACGTCAAGGTCGGAAGGTCGCTGCTCGAGACGGCCGCCGGCCGCAAGCTCCGGGCAGGTGAGCTGCTCGACAGGGATGCCCTCGACGCACTGGTGGCCAACGCCGACGTCGCCGAGGTGCGGGTGCGATCGCCGCTCACCGACCAGTCGCGCTACGGCATCAGCCAGGCGTCGTACGGCCTGAGCTTGGCGACGGGGCGCATGGTGGAACCAGGCGAGGCCGTCGGCATCATGGCCGCCCAGTCGATCGGCGAGCCGGGTACCCAGCTCACGATGCGCACATTCCACACGGGCGGCGTCGCCGGTGATGACATCACCCACGGCCTGCCTCGCGTGCAGGAGCTGTTCGAGGCCCGCTCACCGAAGGGCAAGGCGATCCTCGCCGAGCACGGAGGTGCGGTGAACATCCTCGACGACGAGCAGGGCCGCAGGATCGTCGTCGCCGACAAGGACAAGGAGACCGAGTATCCGCTCCCGAGGCGGGCACGGCTCCGGGTCTCCGCGGGAGACGTCATCGAGCCCGGCACTCAGCTCACCGAGGGTCCTCTCGACCCGAAGGAGGTCCTGGAGGTCCAGGGCGTGCGCGCCTGCCAGCGCTACCTGGTCGATCAGGTACAAGAGGTGTACCGGAGCCAGGGTGTCGACATCCACGACAAGCACATCGAGCTCATCGTGCGTCAGATGCTCCGCAAGGTGCGCGTCGTCAGCTCGGGCGACTCGTCGTTCCTGCCGGCCGAGCTGGTCGATCAGCAGGAGTTCCGCGACGCCAACCGCGACCTGGTCGAGGGCGGAAAGACGCCTGCCGAAGGTCGTCCCGAGCTGATGGGTATCACGAAGGCGTCGCTGGCGACCGATTCGTGGCTGTCGGCGGCGTCGTTCCAGGAGACGACGCGGGTCCTCACCGAGGCCGCCCTCCAGTCGAAGTCCGACTTCATGCGGGGCCTCAAGGAGAACGTCATCATCGGCAAGCTCATCCCCGCAGGGACCGGAAGCGACGCCTACCAGACGATCCAACCGGCCCTGCCGGACGCCACCGTCGTGTCGGCTCTCGGCCTGTTCGGGGAGTCCCCGAGCGACGCCGAGGAGGCTCTCCCCTCGAACCCGGCCGAGTGGCTGGCGAGCCTGGGAACCCAGTCCGACGACGAGGAGTGACCATCACGCTGTGATGGTGAAGAGGCCCGCCAACGCGGGCCTCTTCTCGCCCGGACGCCCATCCGTTTACGGAACACGAACTCGGACATCGAGGGTGCGCCTCACGGCCGACCCTCGCACCCGGCCCAGACGAGCCACACCTCGTAATGGCCGGGATCGGCGCAGCTGTCCGTGCCGCCCCCTCCGACGAGGAGATCGTCTGCGCCGCCGCCATCCAGAGTGTCACCGCCTCCTCCTCCGTGGAGGTGGTCGCCGCCCTTGCCGCCCGACAGGACGTCGGCGTCTCGTCCGCCCATGATGTCGTCTCGCCCGGTCCTCCCTTCGAGCGTGCCCCTGCCCGTGCCGCCGATGAGGACGTCGTCGCCCCGTCCGCCCAGGAGTCGATCACGGCCGGTGCCGCCTCGGAGGACGTCTCTCCCCGCCCCGCCGCGAATGGTGTCTGAGCCCTTGCCGCCGCACATGACGTCGTCACCGGCCCTGCCGACGATGACGTCGTCGCCTCCCCGTCCGGCGATGACGTCGCGGCCGGGCGTACCGACGAGACGATCGTCACCGCTCGTTCCGACGATCGTGGGTCTGCGGCAGATCGGATCGCGATCCGTCAGTGCCTTGGCGACGTGGCGGCTGATCTTCTCGACGGCGAGGATGCCGGGGGACATCGAGGTCCAGCCGTACGTCAGGATCGTGACGGCGTAGCCCCGCCCGTCGGGGCTCATCACCACGCCGGACGAGTTGACCCGCCAGGCGCCGCTGCCGAGCGGATAGAACCCGTTCTTGAGCGCCACATCCCATCCGGAGGGCACGCCGCTCGAGATGCCCCAGTGTTGGGAAGGCTTGACGTTCGTCATCATGCTCCACATGACGTCGACGGCCCACGGCCGCAGCGGGCCGTCTTCATCGAGGAGCGTCTTTCGAGCAAGTCGCACCTGGTCGGCCGCGGTGGTGGGGGTCGCCCCCCACGGGTCGGTGGCGACGGTGGCTTCCATCCCGAAGAGGTCGTCGAGCTCCGCCATCCGCGTGCGGCCACCGATCCCGTTGCGCAAGGCGGTCGCCTCGGTGTTCGCCGAGTGGCGGATCATCGCCCGAGCGCGGATCTCCTCGAGGTCGGTGAGCCGCCGATCCTCCGCCTGGGCGTCGAGCAGGATCCCGGCGAGGATCTCGATCTTGTGGACGCTGGCCGTCGTGACCACGGCATGGGGATCGATGGAGTCGGTGCAGCCGGTCCCGATGTCGTACACATGCGCCGTGACGGTCTTCCCGGGGTACCGGGCGGCGATTGCGTCGCCGTACGCCTCGGAGAAGACGTCGGGGCACCCCGCCGGGTCGCCGCTCTCGATCGCCGGGGCCGCCACGGCGATGCAGGTGGCGACGAGAATGGCCGGGCGCCGCCTCATCTGATCGACTTGGCGTATCGGACCGCCTCGATCGCTTCGTCGTCGCGAACGTGCTCGAGCTTGCGCGTGCCGTCGGGCGTCCAGCCGTGCCGCTCGTAGAACGCCCGGCCGAGCTGGTTGTCGACGGCGACCCAGAGGACGGCGAGCTCGATTCCGCGGGCGCGCCACTCATCCTCGACCGCGGCCGTGAGGGCGCTCCCGACGCCGGTGCCCAACACGTCTTCGACCACGTACAGGGTCAGGAGCTCGACCGTGCCGTCGGCGAGGTCCTCGTCCCTGGCGGCACCCTGGGAGGCGAAGCCGACGATCTCACCGTCCGCTTCGGCGACCCACATCGACTCGCCCTGCTCGAGCGCCACCTCCCACTGGGCTGCCCGGCTCTCCTCGCTGAGCGAGTCGAGCACGTCGTCCGGCATGACACCGCGGTACGCCCATCGCCACGCCGCCACGTGGACGCGTCCTATCGCCGCTCCATCTCCCGCTTGGGCTCGGCGGACGATGACGCCCATGAGGCGAACCCTAGTGACACCGCAGGTCGCCTCAGGCCCGCACCTCCTGGCGCATGAAGGCCAGGTACGAGGCGGCGAAGAGCACAGTCGTCAACGCGATCAGCCCGGTGAGCTGGGGCCACACGAGCAGCAGGCTCTGTACGATCGACAGCTCGGACACGACCGCCCTGTCGAGTTGCTCGAACGTCACGACACCGAGCGTTCTCACCTGCGGATCGAGAAGGGCGGCGGTGGACTCGTCGAACAACGTGTTCGGCGAGATCCGGTTGAGGGCCTGCTCCATCTTGATGTTGTCGAGGACCTCGCCGGTGGTCGCACCCTCGGGGGATATGGCATCAGCGACGATGTTGGTGATGAGGCCGAAGAACAGCGTGAAGACGAGCCACGCCGCGATGGCGAACAGGGCGGCCGTCGACGCCTTCTTCGTCAGCACCGAACACAGGATGGCCAATGCCAGCCAGACGCCGACGTACACGATGGCGCCGACGAGCCACACCACCATCCTCGCCACCTCGCTGCCCGTGGGCACGATGCCGAGACGGACGATCCCGAACCCGGCCACGATGGCCAGGACGAAGATGAGGATCGCCGAGATGACCCCGAGGCCGGCGACGTACTTGCCGTTCACGACGTCGTCGCGGTAGATCGGCTGCGACACGAGTCGCGGCAGCGTCCCGTCGGCCCGCTCGCCGTTCACGGCGTCGAAGCCGAAGGCGATGCCGAGCAGCGGTCCGAGGAACGTCACGAACTGCACGAAGCTGAACGGGATCGGGTCGGCGGTGACAGTGAACAACTTGAGGAACAGCGCAGGCGAGCCCGAGGCGTCCGGGGCGATGTCCCGGATGGCGCTCGCAGCCGCGTACACCGCGGCGACGCCGGTGAGTCCGATGACGACCAAGAGGACTGCGAAACGGGCTGAGAGCAGGTGATCCGCCAACTCTTTCCGGGCGACGATCCGCCAGCCGGCCGGCGACCGGCGCGGTGGTGCCGGCCGGGGAGGCGCCTCAACGGGCCGTGCCGACATCGCTCACCTCCTTCGACTCGAAGTACCTGCGATACACCTCGTCGAGGTCGTCGCCGATGCGGCGCAGCTGCAGAACGGCGACGCCTGCGCCCGCCAGCGCAGACGCCACCTCGGCGCTGCGCTCTGCGGGTACCGAGAGACGCCAGCGCCCCAGCCCTGTCGACGTGATATCGCCCGCTCCGAGCGGCGCCAGCGCCTGCTCGACGGCCGGGCCGGCGGCTTCCGTCTCGAGCTCGAGAGTCGTCCTGCCTTCGCCGATGGCGGTCGCCAGTTCGTCCGGTCGGCCTTGGGCGACGATCGACCCATTGACGAAGATCGCCACCCTGTCGCACACCTGCTGCATCTGGTGGAGGAGATGGCTCGAGACGAGCACCGTGATCGACCTCTCGTCGGCGAGTGCCCTGATGAGGCGCTGGATCTGCGAGGCGCCCTCCGGATCGATGGCCGCCGTCGGCTCGTCGAGGATGACGATCGTCGGATCCTTCACGAGAGCGTCGGCGATCCCGAGCCGCTGCTTCATCCCGCGCGAGTACGTCCCAACCGCGCCGTCGGCGGCATCGGTCAGGCCCACTTCGTGGAGCAACCCGTCGATGCGGCTCTCGATCTCGCCCTTGGCGAGCCGGTTGAGCCGCGCCGTGTAGCGCAGGTTCTGTCGTCCGGTCAGGTCGTCGTAGAACCCGACGGCGTCTGGGAGATAGCCGACCGTGCTGCGAACGGTGAGCGCATCCCGCGCCGGGTCGACCCCTGCGACCCTGATCTTGCCGGCGGAGGACTCGGTCAACCCGAGCAGCATGAGGATCGTGGTCGTCTTGCCTGCACCGTTCGGCCCGAGCAGACCGAAGACCTCGCCGTACGGGATGGCGAGGTCGATGCCGTCGACGACGGCGCGTTCCTCGTAGCGCTTGGTCAGGCCCTTGGCCTGGATGGCCATGCGCGCCATCGCGTCACCGCCTGCCGAACGAGCGGAACATGACGCCGAGGCCGATGACCGCCAGGGCGATCACGGCGATGCCGACGAAGCCCCAGAACCGGGCGGTCTGGACGGTCGCCCTGATCTCGACCTGGTCGGAGACCTGCACGACACTGGCGCCGATCGTGATCCGGTAGTCGCCGGCGACTGCGTCCTCGGAGGGAGTGACGGCCGCAGTCACCTGGACTGTCTCGCCGGGGCCGATCGCCGCCACCTGCGCCGGGGTGAAGTCGACGGTCCATCCGATCGGCGGGGTCGACGTCAGCGAGAGGTCCGTGAGCGGCGCCGAGCCGGTGTTCGTGAGGACGATGGGCAGCTCCGAGACCGAGCCTGCCGTGACGTCCACGTTGAGCCGCTGGTCGGCGGTGGCGATCGCGATTGCGTAGTTGCCCGTGACCTCGGCGATGACCTGTGTCGCGGCGGTTCGGCCGGACCCGACGGCCTGCACGTCGATCGGGTACTGCCCGGCAGGGGTGGCGTCCGGTGGATCCACGTCGACCGTGATGGTCTGGGTGGCGCCCGCCGCGATCGTCACCGTGCTGGCGCGCGACTGGCCGGAGGGCTGGGCGGTGATGATCCACCCATCCGGGCCCGATGCGTCGAGCCCGAACTGGATCTCCTCAGACGTGTCGTTGGCGAGCTCGAGCGAGAAGCTGAACGTGGTGTCGGCCGATCCGCGCAGTCCGGGGAATTGCGCATTCAGGGAGACCCCTCCCTCGACTGTCGCCGAGACCGTCACCGAGAGGTCGACGCTCAGTGAGTCACCGCCGCCCGCAGCCGTGAGAACAAGCGGGTACTCACCCTCCGGCGCATCGGCAGGGACATCGACCGTCAACACGAGCGTCGTCCCTTCGGCGCCGAGCATGACCCGGTCGACGACGAGCCCGCCGCCTTTCAGCGTGGTCGCCCACCCGTCGGGGGATGCTTCGACTCCGATGTCGACGAGGCGCTCGGGCGGGCCGGTAACGGTGACGTTGAACGTCGCCGACTCGCCCGGTTGGACGGAGACGCCGATGTACGGCGTCGTCAGCGCGAACGTGGTCGACGCCGGCTCGTCCTGCCCGGCGCCCTCCTGCGCAGACGCGACGACGGGCGCCGCCGCGTAGATGAGGCCGATGACAGCGACCGCCATCAGCGTTCTTCTCATTTCTTCCCTCCGGTTGTGTCTGCTCCCAAAAGGCGCCGCCGCGGGTTGCGGCGGCGCCTGCTCCATCGATGAGGCTCAGCTCCCGCCGAGCGTCACCCGGACCTGGTTCTGGTTTCCGTTGCGTGTCAGGGACAGTGTTACCTGATCTCCCGGCCGATGTGCGCGCACAGCTCCTGCGAGCTCCGTGAAGGACGTGATCGTGACGTCGTCGACGGCCGTGACGAGGTCGCCCGACTCGAGCCCTGCCTCGTCTGCGGGTGATCCTGCCACGACCTCGGTGACGAGCCCACCTGCCTGTCCGAGCGCCGGATCGGTGCCGCTCACCCCGAGGAACGCCTGCTCGATCACCCGGCCTTCGACCAGCTGATCGGCCACTTCCTTGGCGCGTGCGATCGGGATGGCGAAGCCGACCCCGTCGTTGCCGCCGGACCTGCTGATGATCTGGTCGTTGATCCCGATCACCTGGGCGTCCCGATTCGCCAGGGGGCCTCCCGAGTTGCCGGGATTGATCGGAGCGTCCGTCTGGATGAGCTGCATCACGACTCCTGCGGCGTCGACGACGGCTCGGCTCGTGGCGCTCACGACTCCGGCGGTCACGCTCTGGTCGAACCCGAACGGGCTGCCGAGTGCGATCGCCATCTGGCCGACCCGGAGGTCCTCGTCGATTGCGAGGTCGGCGGCGACGAGCCCGGTCGACTCGATCCTCACAACCGCGACGTCACTGTCCTCGTCCGTTCCCACCACCGTCCCGTCGAGCTTGGACCCGTCGAAGAGCTGGACGACGACTGCTCGAGCATCGCCAACGACGTGGGCGGCCGTGAGGATCAGACCCGAAGAGTCGTAGATGACCCCGGAGCCGAGGCCGAGATCGGTGTCGATCTGCACGACGGAGCGTTCCAGCGTCTCCGCAACGGCGACGACCGGCTCGGGAGACGCCGCCGGCTCTACCACGGCGCTGGTCGTGGCAGGAGCGATGGGCGCGGCGGCAGGCTCGTTTCGGGCGCTCCTGCCGATCGCGAACGACGCCGCCGACACGACGACGAGCAGGAGTGCGATGGATGCGAACAGGTACCAACGGAAGCCGCGCGGCCCGCTCCCGGCCGGAGGCGGGGCCGGGTCGCGGCCGCCGGGTGGCGCCGATGCGGCGACCGTGGCTGCCCAGGGCCCCGGGTGGTCGGGGAGGACGTCCACCCTCGTGCCGGATTCGTCGTCCATCGCCTTCTCCTCGCTCGTGTCTCGCGGCAAAGTAGGCCGAGCCGCATAAGGCGGGCATAAGCGCCAAGGCCGCTCGACCCTCGACACGGGGAGGTTCCATCCGGGTTGCGCCCGGCCCGTTGCGCCTGCTCGCTCCCTACTATCGACGGCCATGCTGAAGTTCCAGCTCGGGCCGATCCCGGTCACCGTGAGCGCCTCGTTCCTGTTCGTCGCCTTCATCGGCGGCAGCTTCGAGCCCGTGTTCCTCGTTCCATGGGTGGTCGGGGTTTTCCTCGCCATCCTGATCCACGAGGCGGGCCATGCATTCACGGCAAGGGCCTTCGGCATCAGGCAGGTCTCGATCACGCTGTTCGCGTTGGGAGGGGCGACGATGTACCCGGCGGATCCGTCGCTCACCCCGAAGCGGCGTTTCGTCGTCGCGGCTGCCGGCTCGGCGGTCGCGATCGCGGCAGGGACCCCGTTCCTCGTCGCACTTCGAACCGGGCTCATCGATCGATCGAGCCCACTTCTGTTCAACCTGGTCTTCGCTTTCGTGTTCGCCGCGGTGGGGTGGGGGATCCTCAACTGGGCGCCGATCAGGCCACTCGATGGCGGTCAGATGATGACGAGCCTCCTCGAGATAGTCATACCGAGGCGCGCCGAGGTGGTGTCGAAGGTGGCGTCGCTCGTCTTCGGACTCGTCGCGGCGTGGATCGCCCTCCGCTTCGATCAGCGCTTCGCCGCCGTGTTCGTCCTGATCATCACGTTGATCGGTGTCATGTCCCCCTCAGTCGAGGCTCAGCCCGCCGGGGCGGGTCCGACCGGGCCGGCGCCTGAGCCGGACCGTCATGAGCCGGAGCGTGACGTCGGACCGCCTCCCGCGTTCCCCATCTGATCCACCCGATCCTTTCGCCTCCGCCGCTGCAGGAACTCGTGGAATCGTGGGGCGGTGTACTCGTATTCGCCGCGGCGCACCCGATACAGGACGCCTGCATTGACGATCCGACCGAGCAGGACGTTGACGTTGCCCATCGAGCGGTCGGAGTGCTCGACGACGTCTGACACCTTGATCGGAGGGTACGGGCACTCGCCGGTGAGTACGAGGACGTCTTGTTCAGCGGGCGTGAGTATCTGCACACGCGGCTCGTAGAAGTCGACGTCGAGCCTGCGAACGATCTCGGGCTGCACGATGTCGAGCAGCCCCGAGGCGAGCTGCTGCAGGTCGGCATGGTCCGCCGTGTCCCACAGCTCGGCACCCCACAGCTGGATGAAGTACGGGTATCCCTCGACGTCCCGAACGACGTGGTCGATGAGCTCGGCGTCGATACCGACGCCGGTCTCGTCGAGCGGTCTCACGAGGGCGTCGCGGGCCGCCTCGTCGTCGAGGCGTCCGAGCACCTCTCCGCGGAACATCCGCTCCGAGTACGTCCTCGCCCTGAGGAGGAGGGCGTCGAGGCTCGGGAGCCCGCAGATGACGAGCCCCACCGGGACATCGCTTCGCTGCAGGCTCGAGACGGCCGCGATGAGTACGGAGAGCGAGGCCGGGTCCTCGAGGACCTGGACCTCGTCGAGCATGAGGACGACGCCGAGCTTGCCGCGGCTCGTTGTGGCTACGACCGTCTCGTACAGGACCTCGGTGAGCTCGGCATCCTCGTCCGTCGCGTTCGGGTCGATGCTCACCTTGATCTCGTTGATCCCGACGTTGACACGCGACACCTGGTCGACGGCCCTGCCCATCTGGCGGCGAACCCTGGCAGCTCGTGACAGCTTCGCTCTCAGGGCATCACAAACCCCCGAGATCACTGCGACGAGCGCTTCGGGCGAGTCGTGGCGGTGCTCCAGCTCGATCGAGGCCGCAGCCCAATCCTCCTCCGCCGCGACCCGCTCGAACTGTCCGAGGAGAACGGTCTTGCCGACGCCTCGCAGACCCGTGATGCGCACGTTCGCCGGGATGTCCGGGGCACCTCGCAGCGTGCTGGCGAACCGTCTGATCTGGCCGTCGCGGCCCGCCAGGTAGAGTGGCGTGAGCCCGACCCCCGGCCGGTACGGGTTTCTACCCGGCATCGGGCTCATCGTCCCTCCTCCGTACATCTCTCTCGGTGAACCATTCCTAACAGCGTATCTGTAAGGAGTGACACGCCGGGGCCGGGCGGTACCCTCTCGCCATGACGGGCATGCCTGAGGCGCGCCGGCCGGTGGGCAACGTGCTGAGATCCAGGTTCGGCATCCTCCTGGCGATGCTGGCAGTCATGTGGCTCGTGGAGATCCTCGATCGGGTCGCCTTCGACTCGACCCTCGAGGCGCAGGGGATCACACCTCGGGCGCTTGGGGGCCTGGACGGCATCGCCTGGGCGCCGTTCCTCCACGGCTCGTTCGGGCATCTGCTCTCGAACACGGTTCCGTTCCTGATCCTGGGGGGGCTCGTGATGCTCGCCGGGTTGCGGCGGTGGGTCACCGTTTCCATCTTCATCGCCTTCGTCGGAGGCCTGGCGACGTGGCTGTTCGCTCGCAGCGCCGTCCACATCGGCGCATCCATGCTCGTCTTCGGGTACGCCGCTCATCTGATCGTCGTCGGCTTCCTCGAGCGGAGGGCGCGCGGAATCCTCATCGCGGTGCTCGTTGCCCTCTTCTACGGATCAACCCTGCTGTTCGGCGTCTTGCCGGTTCGCATCGGAGTGTCGTGGGAGGGACATCTGTTCGGGGCGGCCGCAGGCGTTGCCGCCGCCTTCATCGTCGAAGCGGGCCGGAAGCCGGCCGGGGGCGTTGCCGGCTGATTCCGGTTTTGGTCATGCGCACACCCGGGGCCTATACTCGCCATCCGGTTTTCCCGCTGAGCCCCTGCCTACCCGGAGGCTCCTCACACCCGCAGGGTCACTGAGGCGCTGTTGTGGGCGGAGTGGCTCCCAGAAAGGGATCGGCGACCGACCATCGCGGTGGTTGGCGCCGATTTCTGTGTGCAGAAAGCCTTCCCGCACTCACGGGAAGGGCCCGCCCAAGAGAGAGAAGTAGGCATCGTGCCGACTGTGCAACAGCTGGTCCGCCAGGGCCGCAAGCCGAAGCCGAAGAAGACGAAGACCCTCGGTCTCGCCGGCTCGCCGCAGCGACGCGGCGTGTGCACCCGCGTCTACACGGTGACGCCGAAGAAGCCGAACTCGGCGCTCCGCAAAGTCGCCCGCGTCCGGTTGACGTCACAGATGGAGGTGACGGCCTACATCCCCGGCGAGGGCCACAACCTCCAAGAGCACTCGATCGTCCTCGTCCGCGGCGGTCGTGTGAAGGACCTCCCCGGTGTCCGTTACAAGGTCATCCGCGGCGCCCTCGACGCGGCAGGCGTCGACGGCCGCAAGCAGTCCCGTTCCCGATACGGCGCCAAGAAGAGCTGACATGCGCAGAGCCCCCGCAGAAGTCAAGAAGATCGAGGCGGACCCCGTATATCGAAGCGTCCTCGTGAGCCAGGTCATCAACAAGGTGTTGTGGCGGGGCAAGAAGGGCGCCGCCCGGCGGATCGTGTACGGGGCGATGGAGATCGTCGAGAAGCGCACCGGCGGCGAGCCGCTCCAGACGCTCAAGAAGGCCGTTGACAACATCAGGCCCCAGGTCGAGGTGCGCTCGCGCCGTGTCGGCGGCTCGTCGTACCAGGTTCCGGTCGAGGTGCGGGCCCGCAGGGCGCAGACCCTGGCGGTGCGCTGGCTGGTCGAGTTCGCCCGCCGCCGCAAAGAGAACACGATGGCGGAGCGCCTCGCCAACGAGATCCTCGATGCGGCCAACCGCACCGGCGCCGCGGTGAAGCGGCGTGAAGACGTACACAAGATGGCCGAGTCCAACAAGGCATTTGCCCACTACCGCTGGTAATCGAGAAAGCTCATTCGCTCATGGCACGCACGATCAAGCTCGACACGATCCGCAACATCGGGATCATGGCGCACATCGACGCGGGCAAGACGACGACGACCGAGCGCATCCTCTTCTACACGGGCCGCACCTACAAGATGGGCGAGGTCCACGAGGGCGCCGCGGTGATGGACTGGATGGCCCA contains the following coding sequences:
- a CDS encoding serine hydrolase, whose translation is MRRRPAILVATCIAVAAPAIESGDPAGCPDVFSEAYGDAIAARYPGKTVTAHVYDIGTGCTDSIDPHAVVTTASVHKIEILAGILLDAQAEDRRLTDLEEIRARAMIRHSANTEATALRNGIGGRTRMAELDDLFGMEATVATDPWGATPTTAADQVRLARKTLLDEDGPLRPWAVDVMWSMMTNVKPSQHWGISSGVPSGWDVALKNGFYPLGSGAWRVNSSGVVMSPDGRGYAVTILTYGWTSMSPGILAVEKISRHVAKALTDRDPICRRPTIVGTSGDDRLVGTPGRDVIAGRGGDDVIVGRAGDDVMCGGKGSDTIRGGAGRDVLRGGTGRDRLLGGRGDDVLIGGTGRGTLEGRTGRDDIMGGRDADVLSGGKGGDHLHGGGGGDTLDGGGADDLLVGGGGTDSCADPGHYEVWLVWAGCEGRP
- a CDS encoding trypsin-like peptidase domain-containing protein gives rise to the protein MDDESGTRVDVLPDHPGPWAATVAASAPPGGRDPAPPPAGSGPRGFRWYLFASIALLLVVVSAASFAIGRSARNEPAAAPIAPATTSAVVEPAASPEPVVAVAETLERSVVQIDTDLGLGSGVIYDSSGLILTAAHVVGDARAVVVQLFDGSKLDGTVVGTDEDSDVAVVRIESTGLVAADLAIDEDLRVGQMAIALGSPFGFDQSVTAGVVSATSRAVVDAAGVVMQLIQTDAPINPGNSGGPLANRDAQVIGINDQIISRSGGNDGVGFAIPIARAKEVADQLVEGRVIEQAFLGVSGTDPALGQAGGLVTEVVAGSPADEAGLESGDLVTAVDDVTITSFTELAGAVRAHRPGDQVTLSLTRNGNQNQVRVTLGGS
- a CDS encoding NEW3 domain-containing protein → MRRTLMAVAVIGLIYAAAPVVASAQEGAGQDEPASTTFALTTPYIGVSVQPGESATFNVTVTGPPERLVDIGVEASPDGWATTLKGGGLVVDRVMLGAEGTTLVLTVDVPADAPEGEYPLVLTAAGGGDSLSVDLSVTVSATVEGGVSLNAQFPGLRGSADTTFSFSLELANDTSEEIQFGLDASGPDGWIITAQPSGQSRASTVTIAAGATQTITVDVDPPDATPAGQYPIDVQAVGSGRTAATQVIAEVTGNYAIAIATADQRLNVDVTAGSVSELPIVLTNTGSAPLTDLSLTSTPPIGWTVDFTPAQVAAIGPGETVQVTAAVTPSEDAVAGDYRITIGASVVQVSDQVEIRATVQTARFWGFVGIAVIALAVIGLGVMFRSFGRR
- a CDS encoding ABC transporter ATP-binding protein — encoded protein: MARMAIQAKGLTKRYEERAVVDGIDLAIPYGEVFGLLGPNGAGKTTTILMLLGLTESSAGKIRVAGVDPARDALTVRSTVGYLPDAVGFYDDLTGRQNLRYTARLNRLAKGEIESRIDGLLHEVGLTDAADGAVGTYSRGMKQRLGIADALVKDPTIVILDEPTAAIDPEGASQIQRLIRALADERSITVLVSSHLLHQMQQVCDRVAIFVNGSIVAQGRPDELATAIGEGRTTLELETEAAGPAVEQALAPLGAGDITSTGLGRWRLSVPAERSAEVASALAGAGVAVLQLRRIGDDLDEVYRRYFESKEVSDVGTAR
- a CDS encoding ABC transporter permease, which codes for MSARPVEAPPRPAPPRRSPAGWRIVARKELADHLLSARFAVLLVVIGLTGVAAVYAAASAIRDIAPDASGSPALFLKLFTVTADPIPFSFVQFVTFLGPLLGIAFGFDAVNGERADGTLPRLVSQPIYRDDVVNGKYVAGLGVISAILIFVLAIVAGFGIVRLGIVPTGSEVARMVVWLVGAIVYVGVWLALAILCSVLTKKASTAALFAIAAWLVFTLFFGLITNIVADAISPEGATTGEVLDNIKMEQALNRISPNTLFDESTAALLDPQVRTLGVVTFEQLDRAVVSELSIVQSLLLVWPQLTGLIALTTVLFAASYLAFMRQEVRA
- a CDS encoding ATP-binding protein, which encodes MSPMPGRNPYRPGVGLTPLYLAGRDGQIRRFASTLRGAPDIPANVRITGLRGVGKTVLLGQFERVAAEEDWAAASIELEHRHDSPEALVAVISGVCDALRAKLSRAARVRRQMGRAVDQVSRVNVGINEIKVSIDPNATDEDAELTEVLYETVVATTSRGKLGVVLMLDEVQVLEDPASLSVLIAAVSSLQRSDVPVGLVICGLPSLDALLLRARTYSERMFRGEVLGRLDDEAARDALVRPLDETGVGIDAELIDHVVRDVEGYPYFIQLWGAELWDTADHADLQQLASGLLDIVQPEIVRRLDVDFYEPRVQILTPAEQDVLVLTGECPYPPIKVSDVVEHSDRSMGNVNVLLGRIVNAGVLYRVRRGEYEYTAPRFHEFLQRRRRKDRVDQMGNAGGGPTSRSGS
- a CDS encoding GNAT family N-acetyltransferase → MGVIVRRAQAGDGAAIGRVHVAAWRWAYRGVMPDDVLDSLSEESRAAQWEVALEQGESMWVAEADGEIVGFASQGAARDEDLADGTVELLTLYVVEDVLGTGVGSALTAAVEDEWRARGIELAVLWVAVDNQLGRAFYERHGWTPDGTRKLEHVRDDEAIEAVRYAKSIR
- the rpsL gene encoding 30S ribosomal protein S12, which translates into the protein MPTVQQLVRQGRKPKPKKTKTLGLAGSPQRRGVCTRVYTVTPKKPNSALRKVARVRLTSQMEVTAYIPGEGHNLQEHSIVLVRGGRVKDLPGVRYKVIRGALDAAGVDGRKQSRSRYGAKKS
- a CDS encoding rhomboid family intramembrane serine protease, encoding MTGMPEARRPVGNVLRSRFGILLAMLAVMWLVEILDRVAFDSTLEAQGITPRALGGLDGIAWAPFLHGSFGHLLSNTVPFLILGGLVMLAGLRRWVTVSIFIAFVGGLATWLFARSAVHIGASMLVFGYAAHLIVVGFLERRARGILIAVLVALFYGSTLLFGVLPVRIGVSWEGHLFGAAAGVAAAFIVEAGRKPAGGVAG
- the rpsG gene encoding 30S ribosomal protein S7, translated to MRRAPAEVKKIEADPVYRSVLVSQVINKVLWRGKKGAARRIVYGAMEIVEKRTGGEPLQTLKKAVDNIRPQVEVRSRRVGGSSYQVPVEVRARRAQTLAVRWLVEFARRRKENTMAERLANEILDAANRTGAAVKRREDVHKMAESNKAFAHYRW
- a CDS encoding site-2 protease family protein, producing MLKFQLGPIPVTVSASFLFVAFIGGSFEPVFLVPWVVGVFLAILIHEAGHAFTARAFGIRQVSITLFALGGATMYPADPSLTPKRRFVVAAAGSAVAIAAGTPFLVALRTGLIDRSSPLLFNLVFAFVFAAVGWGILNWAPIRPLDGGQMMTSLLEIVIPRRAEVVSKVASLVFGLVAAWIALRFDQRFAAVFVLIITLIGVMSPSVEAQPAGAGPTGPAPEPDRHEPERDVGPPPAFPI